The Daucus carota subsp. sativus chromosome 2, DH1 v3.0, whole genome shotgun sequence genome includes a window with the following:
- the LOC108208388 gene encoding acyltransferase Pun1 encodes MSITKRLVLSSIFKRQLHVISRSKTTIKPSFPTKSSLKDYNLPLYDCLVPDLYVPMLFFYPHGKTPKLKAYNTTSTTTISNLLQCSLSEALSKYYPFAGRLISASRVDCSDQGVDFFETRIGCKLSEIHEKSLVKGDEYSAHLFPPGSIWGKVIDQDSSLVRVQLNHFDCGGIAIAASVSHRLGDAATVCSFLCYWANLSRHSGDHQKSSHFGPHFAYELQYHDSVKPEVMCPEKYWVTKEIVFLNTKIAKLKAAVQTQDRAERYTRNELLTALLYRCAVAAAAATSESGAHAPSVLFNLVNMRKVMDPPLPTTAVGNIVSTIHIPTTTESETSLNQLVQRMRKAKMQLKGTKNSSGFQLVPPLLNQYMKSNHRVVFITSMCNFPIYQEMDFGWGRPTKVTLVDTPFIDCITLMDTWNGDGIKAVVSLEQKNMEHFVNNPSLLAYASVL; translated from the coding sequence ATGAGTATTACAAAAAGACTGGTGCTATCTTCCATCTTCAAAAGACAGCTGCATGTCATCTCAAGATCCAAAACCACCATCAAACCATCTTTCCCAACCAAATCATCGCTGAAAGACTATAATCTTCCCTTATATGATTGCCTTGTGCCCGATCTTTATGttcctatgttattcttttatcCTCACGGTAAAACACCAAAATTAAAAGCTTATAATACAACAAGTACTACAACAATATCAAATTTACTTCAGTGCTCCTTATCCGAAGCACTGTCCAAGTACTATCCATTCGCCGGGAGGCTAATATCTGCCTCCCGAGTTGATTGCAGCGACCAAGGTGTTGATTTCTTTGAGACCCGAATAGGGTGCAAGTTATCCGAGATCCATGAAAAATCTCTGGTCAAGGGAGACGAATATTCAGCCCATCTCTTCCCACCAGGCTCTATCTGGGGTAAGGTCATTGATCAAGATTCGAGTTTAGTGCGTGTTCAACTTAATCATTTCGACTGTGGAGGCATAGCTATAGCAGCCAGCGTGTCGCACAGGCTCGGCGATGCGGCTACTGTGTGCTCGTTTCTTTGTTACTGGGCCAATTTGTCACGCCACTCAGGTGATCACCAGAAATCTTCACATTTTGGTCCTCATTTCGCGTACGAGCTGCAGTACCATGATTCGGTTAAACCTGAAGTCATGTGTCCCGAAAAGTATTGGGTCACTAAGGAGATAGTGTTTCTCAACACGAAGATTGCAAAGCTGAAGGCCGCTGTGCAAACTCAAGACAGAGCAGAAAGATACACCCGGAATGAGCTTCTGACAGCACTCCTTTACCGATGTGCtgtagcagcagcagcagccacATCGGAGTCGGGGGCTCATGCTCCATCAGTTTTGTTCAACCTTGTTAATATGCGGAAAGTAATGGATCCGCCTCTGCCAACAACAGCTGTAGGAAACATTGTATCAACAATTCATATCCCAACAACAACGGAGAGCGAGACAAGCCTCAATCAGTTAGTTCAGAGAATGAGAAAAGCGAAAATGCAGCTTAAAGGAACAAAAAATTCCAGCGGATTTCAACTCGTCCCACCATTATTGAACCAGTACATGAAAAGTAATCACAGAGTTGTTTTTATTACCAGTATGTGTAATTTCCCCATATATCAGGAGATGGATTTCGGGTGGGGAAGGCCAACTAAGGTCACCCTTGTGGACACGCCATTCATCGATTGCATTACTTTGATGGATACTTGGAATGGAGATGGTATCAAGGCCGTTGTAAGTTTAGAACAGAAAAACATGGAACATTTTGTCAATAACCCGAGCCTTCTTGCTTATGCTTCTGTTTTATAA